TCCTGGTGATACCCCGCCACCACCAGCCGCCCGCGGACGCCCGTCAGCTCGCCCGCCAGGTCCAGCGGCCACTGGTATCCCGCGGCCTCGATCGTCACGTCGCAGAAGCGCCCGCCGGTGAGGTCCTTGACGCGTTCGATGATCGTGGCGTGGTCGAGCATGGGTACCACTTCGGCGGCTCCCATCTGGCGCGCCAGATCGAGCGAGAACTCGCGCCTCGCGACGGCGATTACGCGGGCGCCGTGCATCGACGCCAGCCGCACCATCAGCGCCCCGAGGAACCCCACGCCGATCACCGCCACCGTCTGGCCGGCCTGAATGCCGCAGCGGTCGAAGATCGTCATCGCGCAGCCCAGGGGTTCGCCGGGGACAGGCATATGATCAAGCTGCCTGGGCAGCGGCACCACCTTTTCGTGATCCGCCACGTCGTACTGCGCATAGGCATGATCGCTGAGCATCGCCACGCGTTGACCGACGGCCAACGCGTCCGCGCTGCTTCCCAGAGAGACGATCGTGCCCCAGCCCTCGTGCCCGAGTTGTCCGGGCTGCATCGGATAATTGAACCAGGGCCGCCCCAGCCACGGCGGCAGATTGGACGCGCAAACGCCGCAACCCTCCAGCCGCACGAGTACCTGACCGGCATCGGGTTTGGGAACCGTCACCTGCTGCAGTTCGACCTTGCCCGGGCTCTGGATCACGGCAGCCATCATCACCGCCGGAACCGGCGCCGGCGAGCGGGTGCCGCGGGGTGGGCTCTGTGTGCGGGTCATCATGAGGCCCTTTCTGAAGCGACAGCGACACTCTCGATCCTGGCGGCGCGCCGCCTCGCGCGCTGGGCGGCGGCCAGCCAGCGGTATAATTTTGTAAGGCCTCTCTCGACGCCGACGGTCGGCTGCCATCCAGTGGCGGCTGTGAATGAGGAAATATCCGACACGTAAAGGCGCTGATCGCCGAGGCGCCAGTAGTGGTAGTCGAGCTGCGGCGCCTGCCCGTGCAGGCGGCCGATCATCTCGATCACCTCCAGCAGGCTGACGGTGTTGGTCGCGCCGCCGCCGATGTTGAAGGCCCTGCCGGACAGGCGATCGATGTCCCCTTGGGCCGCCAGCATCGCCGCGACCAGGTCATCCACATAGAGCACGTCGCGCACCTGTTTGCCGTCGCCGTAAATATGCAGCCGGCGGTTGTTGAGCGTCGTGAGCAGAAAATGCGCCAACCAGCCCTGGTCCTCGTTGCCCATCTGGTGCGGACCGTAAATGCAGCTCATGCGGAAGACCACCGTCGCAAGACCGAAGGAGCGGGCGTAGTCCAGCACATACTGGTCGGCGGCGCCTTTGCTGCAGCCGTAGGGGCTGTAGAAGTTCAGCGGCTGATCCTCGCTGACGCCGCGGCGGCGCTGCGGGTTAAGGGGCGCGTAGCGCGTGCCCGCCGCCACCAGGGCCATGTCTTCCAGGCTTCCGTAAACTTTATTGGTGGAGGTATACAGCAGCGGCGGAGGGTTGTCGCAGGAACGGATGGCTTCTAAGATATTCATCGTGCCGACGACATTGACGTCCATGTCCTGGCGCGGTTGATCGAGGCTGCTGGTGACGGCCACCTGGGCGGCCAGGTGGTAGACCGCGCGGCACTGGCGCACGAGGCGCTGCATGGCGTAGGCGTCTCGCACGTCGGCCAGTTCGACCTGCACGTCCTGTCCGTGGCGGCGGCGCAGCCAGGTGAGGTTGCCTTCGACCCCGTGGCGCGAAAGGTTGTCGACCAGCAGCACGCGGTTGCCCTGGCGCAGCAGGGCATCGGCCAGGTTCGTGCCGATGAACCCCGCCCCCCCGGTGATCAGGACGGGGCGGTTCTTGCGCCGGCCGCCGTTGAACGACGCCCTCTCGGTCAACCACGTGTGACGCCGCAGACCCGACAGACCCTGGTTCGCCAGCAGGCGGTACAGCAGCTTGGGTTCGCCATAGGGGTCCTTGAGACCGAAGAAGTACTCGCGGTCGTCCATGTGGAACCCCTGCGGCGTGGCCGCCTCGGGGTGAAGGTCGTGCAGGGAGTACCAGTAAACCCGCTGGGCCGGCGCCGCCAGCGCCAGGAAGAACTGGCGCAACTGCTCGCGATGCTCGTGCCGCCAGGCGGGGAACCCCGTCTCGGTTATCCAGATCTGGGCCTTATTCTTGTGCTTGTCCAG
This Planctomycetaceae bacterium DNA region includes the following protein-coding sequences:
- a CDS encoding zinc-binding dehydrogenase → MMAAVIQSPGKVELQQVTVPKPDAGQVLVRLEGCGVCASNLPPWLGRPWFNYPMQPGQLGHEGWGTIVSLGSSADALAVGQRVAMLSDHAYAQYDVADHEKVVPLPRQLDHMPVPGEPLGCAMTIFDRCGIQAGQTVAVIGVGFLGALMVRLASMHGARVIAVARREFSLDLARQMGAAEVVPMLDHATIIERVKDLTGGRFCDVTIEAAGYQWPLDLAGELTGVRGRLVVAGYHQDGPRQVNMQLWNWRGLDVINAHERQVEVSVAGIRKAVALLQQGKLDVTPLLTHVFPLSSLGEALSLAAQHSDGFVKALVMMKDQ
- a CDS encoding GDP-mannose 4,6-dehydratase, coding for MQDLSTLTNAALQSNRLGVVEWFRVGERQRVGQALADLKALGVHHIRTGISWADWMLPEGPDWFDFLIPALGKDCSLMPCFVFTPPSCGRKADITSPPRRPKAYADFIDVMITRYGRYFEYVELWNEPNSTAYWDMTQDPDATLLGQTIGSAAYWARRRGKKTVLGGMSPIDANWLEMIFDRGVMEHIDVVGVHGFPASFDYVWHGWQDGIDSVQRVLDKHKNKAQIWITETGFPAWRHEHREQLRQFFLALAAPAQRVYWYSLHDLHPEAATPQGFHMDDREYFFGLKDPYGEPKLLYRLLANQGLSGLRRHTWLTERASFNGGRRKNRPVLITGGAGFIGTNLADALLRQGNRVLLVDNLSRHGVEGNLTWLRRRHGQDVQVELADVRDAYAMQRLVRQCRAVYHLAAQVAVTSSLDQPRQDMDVNVVGTMNILEAIRSCDNPPPLLYTSTNKVYGSLEDMALVAAGTRYAPLNPQRRRGVSEDQPLNFYSPYGCSKGAADQYVLDYARSFGLATVVFRMSCIYGPHQMGNEDQGWLAHFLLTTLNNRRLHIYGDGKQVRDVLYVDDLVAAMLAAQGDIDRLSGRAFNIGGGATNTVSLLEVIEMIGRLHGQAPQLDYHYWRLGDQRLYVSDISSFTAATGWQPTVGVERGLTKLYRWLAAAQRARRRAARIESVAVASERAS